From the Hevea brasiliensis isolate MT/VB/25A 57/8 chromosome 15, ASM3005281v1, whole genome shotgun sequence genome, one window contains:
- the LOC110635585 gene encoding lignin-forming anionic peroxidase, whose amino-acid sequence MATSIHYNILTSPAKAAAFMFVLLLLHTACKAQLTSTFYKNSCPNALSTIRTSIRNSIAAERRMAASLIRLHFHDCFVQGCDASILLEETPSIESEQTAVPNKDSARGYRVIEKAKSEVEKICPGVVSCADILAVAARDASAYVGGPSWTVMLGRRDSTTASRTLANSELPSFTDGLDRLISRFQSKGLSARDMVALSGSHTLGQAQCVTFRDRIYNNVTIDAGFASTRRRGCPAVGGDSNLAPLDLVTPNSFDNNYFKNLIQRKGLLESDQILFSGGSTDGIVSEYSRSRAAFSSDFASAMIKMGNIEPLTGTAGEIRRICSAVN is encoded by the exons atggcAACTTCAATTCATTATAATATTTTGACATCTCCTGCAAAAGCAGCAGCCTTCATGTTTGTGTTGCTGCTCTTGCACACCGCTTGCAAGGCTCAACTCACCTCTACATTTTACAAAAATTCTTGTCCAAATGCACTCAGTACCATCCGCACTTCCATAAGGAATTCAATTGCAGCAGAACGAAGAATGGCAGCTTCTCTCATTCGCCTACACTTCCACGATTGCTTTGTTCAG GGTTGTGATGCCTCAATCTTACTCGAAGAGACTCCATCTATCGAGAGTGAACAGACGGCAGTTCCCAATAAAGATTCCGCCAGAGGCTATCGAGTCATTGAAAAAGCAAAATCTGAAGTAGAGAAGATATGCCCTGGAGTGGTATCTTGTGCAGATATCCTCGCTGTAGCTGCAAGAGATGCATCCGCATAT GTGGGAGGTCCATCTTGGACAGTGATGCTTGGAAGAAGAGACTCAACTACTGCTAGTAGAACACTAGCCAATAGTGAACTGCCAAGTTTTACAGATGGCCTGGACAGACTTATATCTCGCTTTCAAAGTAAAGGCCTCAGTGCAAGGGATATGGTTGCCTTGTCAG GTTCTCATACTCTAGGTCAAGCTCAATGCGTTACATTCCGCGATAGGATATACAACAATGTCACTATTGACGCTGGATTTGCTAGCACTCGCCGGCGTGGCTGTCCAGCTGTTGGCGGTGATTCAAATTTGGCTCCCCTTGATTTGGTCACACCCAATTCTTTTGACAACAATTATTTCAAGAATCTAATACAAAGGAAAGGTCTTCTCGAATCTGATCAAATTCTTTTTAGTGGAGGTTCAACAGACGGTATTGTCTCAGAATATAGCAGAAGTCGCGCAGCTTTTAGCTCTGACTTTGCTTCTGCCATGATCAAAATGGGAAATATTGAGCCTCTCACAGGAACCGCTGGGGAAATAAGGAGGATTTGCAGTGCTGTGAACTAG
- the LOC110635580 gene encoding CBL-interacting protein kinase 23-like encodes MKSRGSAATGSRTRVGMYELGRTLGEGTFGKVKFARNTETGENVAIKILDKEKILKHKMISQIKHEISTMKLIRHPNVIRMYEVMASKTKIYIVLEFIIGGELFEKIASRGRLKEDEARKYFQQLINAVDYCHSRGVHHRDLKPENLLLDARGVLKVSDFGLSALPQQIREDGLLHTTCGTPNYVAPEVINNKGYDGAKADLWSCGVILFVLMAGYLPFEESNLMALYKKIFKADFTCPPWFSSSAKKLIKRILDPNPLTVCSPCSFSYIYVYAFVCLLIYGKNASLNYDAC; translated from the exons ATGAAGTCTCGAGGGAGTGCTGCGACTGGCAGTAGGACGCGCGTGGGGATGTACGAGCTGGGAAGGACGCTTGGTGAAGGGACATTTGGCAAGGTGAAGTTTGCTAGGAATACAGAGACCGGAGAGAATGTGGCGATTAAGATTCTCGATAAAGAGAAGATTCTCAAGCATAAAATGATTAGTCAG ATTAAACATGAAATTTCAACAATGAAACTAATTAGACACCCAAATGTGATCCGTATGTATGAG GTGATGGCAAGCAAGACAAAAATATACATTGTTTTGGAATTTATTATTGGCGGTGAACTTTTTGAGAAAATT GCGAGTAGAGGGAGGTTGAAAGAGGATGAAGCAAGAAAGTATTTTCAGCAGCTTATCAATGCTGTAGATTACTGTCATAGCAGAGGCGTGCACCATAGAGACCTAAAG CCTGAAAATCTGCTTCTGGATGCTAGAGGAGTTCTTAAAGTTTCAGATTTTGGATTAAGTGCCCTACCTCAACAAATTCGA GAAGATGGGTTACTTCACACAACATGTGGAACACCAAATTATGTTGCTCCTGAG GTTATAAATAATAAAGGCTATGATGGAGCTAAGgcagatttatggtcatgtggtGTGATTCTTTTTGTCTTAATGGCTGGTTACTTGCCTTTTGAAGAATCCAACCTTATGGCTCTCTATAAAAAG ATATTTAAGGCTGACTTCACATGTCCTCCATGGTTCTCATCAAGTGCAAAGAAACTTATCAAAAGAATTCTGGATCCTAATCCTTTGACAGTATGCTCCCCTTGCTCATTCTCTTATATATATGTGTATGCATTTGTGTGTCTCTTAATTTACGGAAAGAATGCATCACTGAATTATGATGCATGCTAA